In Phlebotomus papatasi isolate M1 chromosome 1, Ppap_2.1, whole genome shotgun sequence, the following proteins share a genomic window:
- the LOC129798845 gene encoding adiponectin receptor protein, with amino-acid sequence MSQYSECVRETPATAPESRSVLALTLMEDLSSLRKRRAWNPEEDSLASADDDIDLLDMGDDDDDLGEEEEDGAGCPLPSTPEDNQLLEAEMTEVLKAGVLSDEIDLGALAHNAAEQAEEFVRKVLEASWKVCHYKNLPRWLQDNDFLHKGHRPPLPSFGACFKSIFRIHTETGNIWTHLLGCFAFVGVACYFLTRPSIEIQLQEKLIFGAFFAGAIVCLGFSFAFHTLSCHSEMVGKLFSKLDYCGIALLIMGSFVPWLYYGFYCHYQHKLIYLSVVVVLGLLSIVVSLWDKFSEPNLRPLRAGVFMCFGLSGIIPAIHYGLMEGWFTQISRASLGWLVLMGMLYILGALFYALRVPERWFPGKFDIWFQSHQIFHVLVIAAAFVHYHGISEMAMYRVTVGECQVPHPAIAF; translated from the exons ATGTCGCAGTACAGTGAATGTGTCCGAGAGACACCAGCCACAGCTCCGGAAAGTCGAAGTGTCCTGGCCCTAACACTCATGGAGGATCTGTCGAGTCTGAGAAAGCGACGAGCGTGGAATCCGGAAGAGGATTCACTCGCATCGGCAGACGATGACATTGATTTATTGGACATGggggatgatgatgatgatttggGGGAAGAGGAGGAAGATGGAGCAGGTTGTCCACTGCCATCGACTCCGGAGGACAATCAATTGCTAGAGGCTGAGATGACGGAAGTGTTGAAGGCTGGAGTGTTGTCTGATGAGATAGATCTGGGTGCTTTGGCTCACAATGCAGCAGAACAGGCAGAGGAATTTGTCCGGAAGGTATTGGAGGCTTCGTGGAAGGTTTGTCATTACAAAAATCTCCCACGATGGCTCCAGGACAATGACTTCCTCCACAAAGGTCACCGTCCACCACTTCCGTCCTTTGGTGCCTGTTTCAAGTCCATCTTTCGCATTCACACTGAGACCGGCAACATCTGGACACATCTACTAG GATGCTTTGCTTTCGTGGGAGTTGCCTGTTACTTTCTCACTCGTCCTTCGATTGAGATTCAGTTGCAGGAGAAATTGATCTTTGGGGCATTTTTTGCTGGAGCTATTGTTTGCTTAGGATTTTCTTTTGCCTTTCACACACTCAGTTGTCACTCTGAGATGGTGGGGAAGTTATTCTCGAAGCTGGACTACTGTGGAATTGCTCTGTTGATTATGGGATCGTTCGTGCCATGGCTGTACTATGGCTTCTACTGTCACTATCAGCACAAACTTATTTACTTGAGCGTCGTGGTGGTTCTGGGGCTTCTGTCAATCGTTGTATCTCTCTGGGATAAATTCTCTGAGCCCAATTTGAGACCTCTTCGAGCTGGTGTCTTCATGTGCTTCGGCCTGTCCGGGATCATTCCTGCCATTCACTATGGACTCATGGAGGGTTGGTTCACGCAAATCAGTCGAGCTAGTCTCGGTTGGCTCGTCCTCATGGGCATGCTGTACATCCTGGGCGCCTTATTCTATGCTCTGCGAGTCCCTGAGAGATGGTTCCCaggaaaatttgatatttgg tttCAATCTCATCAAATATTCCATGTGCTCGTCATTGCTGCTGCTTTTGTTCACTATCACGGCATCAg CGAAATGGCCATGTATCGTGTGACGGTAGGAGAATGTCAGGTTCCTCATCCAGCTATTGCCTTTTAA